A stretch of Spirosoma oryzicola DNA encodes these proteins:
- the nhaA gene encoding Na+/H+ antiporter NhaA: MKERVSRHFRLFFKSESSSGSVLFGCVIASLALANSPLGSAFERILAQEIGFITTHLALRYPILLWINDGLMAVFFLMVGLEIKREVVQGELASFRKAALPVLAALGGVTVPAMIYLLINSGTTTAGGWGIPMATDIAFALAIIRLLGNKVPASLKIFLSALAITDDLAAILVIAIFYSADIHGLYLAYAGVILLLLLTFNRLGVTNLAFYLLPGMVMWYFIHHSGIHATIAGVATAFTIPITQQAAKSPLEKLERALLRPVNFFIIPLFALANTTIRFEQGMIEGLTTPLGIGIVLGLLIGKPLGIFLFSFLSVRTNLCELPTGAHWKHLAGVGILGGIGFTMSIFITFLSFADQPQLQTAAKFAVLTGSVLSGGIGYFSLLVISK; encoded by the coding sequence GTGAAGGAACGTGTATCCCGGCATTTTCGTCTCTTTTTCAAATCCGAATCATCGAGTGGTAGTGTCCTTTTCGGCTGTGTTATCGCGTCGTTAGCACTGGCAAATTCGCCGTTGGGTAGTGCATTCGAGAGGATTCTGGCGCAGGAAATTGGCTTTATTACGACGCACCTGGCGCTTAGGTACCCCATTCTGCTCTGGATCAACGACGGCCTGATGGCTGTTTTCTTTTTGATGGTCGGCCTCGAAATCAAGCGGGAAGTAGTACAGGGCGAACTGGCTTCGTTCAGAAAAGCCGCCTTGCCCGTTCTAGCTGCGCTAGGCGGGGTTACTGTTCCGGCTATGATTTATTTATTAATCAATTCCGGCACTACTACAGCGGGCGGCTGGGGTATTCCCATGGCTACCGATATTGCTTTTGCCTTGGCTATTATCCGGTTACTGGGCAACAAAGTCCCGGCTTCGTTAAAAATCTTTCTGTCGGCGCTGGCTATTACCGACGACCTGGCGGCTATTCTGGTAATCGCTATTTTTTATTCTGCCGATATCCATGGTTTGTACCTGGCCTATGCAGGAGTTATTCTGTTGCTATTGCTGACGTTTAATCGTCTGGGTGTAACAAATCTTGCCTTTTATCTGCTACCGGGCATGGTGATGTGGTACTTCATCCATCATTCGGGTATTCACGCTACGATCGCTGGCGTAGCTACGGCTTTTACCATACCAATTACACAGCAAGCAGCCAAATCTCCCCTGGAAAAGCTGGAACGTGCGCTGCTAAGACCAGTCAACTTTTTTATTATTCCTCTCTTCGCGCTGGCAAATACCACTATTCGTTTCGAACAGGGCATGATCGAGGGCCTTACGACACCGCTGGGAATAGGCATTGTACTGGGTTTACTGATCGGAAAACCGTTGGGCATTTTTTTATTCTCCTTTTTATCGGTGAGAACAAACCTGTGTGAACTACCCACAGGAGCGCATTGGAAACACCTTGCAGGAGTAGGAATCCTGGGTGGTATTGGATTTACTATGTCGATTTTTATAACGTTTCTGTCCTTCGCCGACCAGCCTCAATTGCAGACAGCCGCCAAATTTGCCGTGCTTACTGGCTCCGTTTTATCGGGCGGCATAGGCTATTTTTCCTTGCTGGTGATATCAAAATAA
- a CDS encoding NAD(P)-dependent alcohol dehydrogenase: MNTIKTKAYGAKASLIDRMSTLSRMDIERVAPQSDEVLIDVLYCGVCHSDLHQVRNDWSNTVYPCIPGHEVVGRVTEAGSGVTKFKVGDIVGVGCMIDSCGKCSSCTEGEEQYCEGPVSWTATYNGYMKPDGSGYNTFGGYSTDIVVKESFVLSIPDSLDVKAVAPIMCAGVTTYSPLRHWQVKEGSKVGVAGLGGLGHMAVKLAKAMGAEVTVLTTDKDKREAAEALGAHQVILSDDKEAMTENELSLDLILITIPDKFDVNPYVSLLKRDGSIVTVGLLGPYKSPTNNMEIAMHRRSVSGSLIGSIKETQEVLDFCAEHSILPDVEMIPMQDINKAYERMMDEEVRFRYVIDMDSLKNEN, from the coding sequence ATGAATACCATCAAAACAAAAGCGTACGGGGCGAAAGCATCGCTTATTGATCGAATGAGCACCTTGTCGCGCATGGACATCGAGCGCGTGGCACCCCAATCGGACGAGGTACTGATTGATGTTTTATACTGTGGCGTCTGCCACTCTGACTTGCACCAGGTGCGCAACGATTGGAGCAACACGGTTTATCCCTGCATTCCAGGTCATGAGGTCGTTGGTCGGGTGACGGAAGCGGGTAGCGGGGTTACCAAATTCAAAGTAGGCGATATAGTGGGCGTCGGCTGTATGATCGACTCCTGCGGAAAATGCTCTTCCTGCACCGAGGGCGAAGAACAATATTGCGAAGGACCAGTAAGCTGGACGGCCACCTACAACGGTTATATGAAACCCGATGGCAGTGGATACAATACGTTCGGTGGATACTCAACCGACATTGTCGTCAAAGAGTCATTTGTACTTAGTATTCCTGATTCGCTTGATGTCAAAGCCGTGGCTCCAATTATGTGCGCGGGTGTAACAACTTACTCTCCCCTGCGGCATTGGCAGGTGAAAGAGGGTAGCAAAGTAGGTGTAGCGGGTTTGGGCGGACTGGGACACATGGCGGTTAAGCTGGCGAAAGCTATGGGTGCGGAAGTAACAGTATTGACCACCGACAAAGATAAACGCGAGGCTGCCGAAGCGCTGGGCGCTCACCAGGTTATTCTTTCTGACGATAAAGAAGCAATGACCGAAAATGAGTTATCGCTCGACTTGATCCTGATCACAATCCCCGACAAGTTCGACGTTAACCCATACGTAAGCTTGCTCAAGCGGGACGGCAGCATCGTAACCGTTGGGCTGTTAGGACCGTACAAAAGTCCGACCAACAACATGGAGATCGCTATGCACCGTCGGTCGGTATCGGGTTCGTTGATCGGTAGTATCAAAGAAACACAGGAGGTACTCGATTTCTGCGCCGAGCATTCAATTCTGCCCGATGTCGAGATGATCCCAATGCAGGATATAAACAAAGCATACGAACGGATGATGGACGAAGAAGTCCGTTTCCGGTACGTTATCGATATGGATTCCTTGAAAAACGAAAACTAA
- a CDS encoding TolC family protein, whose protein sequence is MRSLILLFGFWGLLLWTGPVFGQTPAPVSPITREPVIPVSSNALSRTAISASGSTSLAAATTPDSLIVFTADEFYQAVLQHNPIVKQAALLGLEAQAQVQQARGAFDPRIFSDYSRKHFGNTLYYDKWQSGLLVPVLPGGLDLKLGYDRNTGDYLNPENVVPPTGLLALGVKVPVSQGLFIDARRNALRQARLAVNLAEADRISLINKTLLDAAKAYWDWYLAYQQFRWVERGYQLAQTRFVAVRQRALIGDAAAIDTTEALITAQDRQVQLQQAGVDLQNSRLMLSTFLWSSRDSAVPQPVDLPLAVIPQAAPPDQASQLQIQDLLSRAAQQHPDLIKLANKQQQLTIEERYRRALLLPKVSLEASLLSRGPLPEGNGDGSTYYGVQPSNHKIGVDLAFPLFLRAERGKLRQVQLKNQQTGLERQQTGRDIVNEVQSYWNDLVTLEQQIATQQQTMRNQQVLVRAEVEKFQMGESSLFLVNSRESKLIDLQIKLEELRSKHQKALANLWYAAGSNVGVR, encoded by the coding sequence ATGAGATCACTCATTTTGCTTTTCGGGTTCTGGGGGCTACTTCTCTGGACAGGACCGGTGTTTGGGCAAACGCCCGCGCCGGTCTCTCCCATTACTCGTGAGCCTGTAATTCCGGTATCGTCCAACGCTTTGTCCAGAACGGCAATCAGCGCGTCGGGTTCGACATCGCTAGCAGCAGCTACCACCCCTGACTCGCTGATTGTTTTTACAGCCGATGAGTTTTACCAGGCGGTTTTGCAGCATAACCCTATCGTTAAACAGGCAGCATTGCTGGGTCTGGAAGCACAGGCGCAGGTTCAACAGGCGCGTGGCGCTTTCGACCCAAGAATTTTTTCGGATTATAGCCGGAAGCATTTTGGCAATACCCTCTACTACGACAAATGGCAGTCGGGTTTACTGGTTCCGGTGTTGCCGGGCGGTCTTGACCTCAAATTGGGATACGACCGAAACACCGGCGACTATCTGAATCCGGAAAACGTGGTGCCACCCACGGGTCTGCTGGCACTGGGCGTAAAGGTTCCGGTTTCGCAGGGTCTGTTTATCGACGCCCGCCGGAATGCACTTCGGCAGGCTCGGCTAGCGGTCAACCTTGCCGAAGCGGATCGTATTTCGCTGATCAACAAGACATTGCTGGATGCAGCCAAAGCGTACTGGGACTGGTATCTAGCCTATCAGCAATTCCGTTGGGTCGAGCGAGGGTACCAATTGGCCCAAACTCGCTTTGTAGCCGTTCGGCAACGGGCGTTGATCGGTGATGCCGCAGCCATTGACACGACCGAAGCCCTGATTACAGCCCAGGACAGACAGGTTCAGCTGCAACAGGCCGGTGTCGATTTACAAAACAGCCGGTTAATGCTGAGTACGTTTTTGTGGAGTAGTCGGGATAGTGCGGTGCCCCAACCCGTTGATCTACCGCTTGCCGTTATTCCGCAGGCCGCTCCGCCCGATCAGGCGAGTCAGCTACAGATTCAGGATTTGCTTAGCCGGGCCGCTCAGCAGCATCCGGATTTGATCAAGCTAGCGAACAAGCAGCAGCAGTTGACAATTGAAGAGCGATACCGTCGGGCATTGCTATTGCCCAAGGTAAGTCTGGAAGCTAGTCTTCTTAGCCGTGGTCCTCTTCCGGAAGGCAATGGCGACGGCTCTACGTACTACGGCGTTCAACCGAGCAACCATAAAATTGGCGTCGATCTGGCGTTTCCGTTGTTTCTGCGCGCTGAACGGGGTAAACTCCGGCAGGTACAGCTTAAGAACCAGCAAACGGGACTTGAACGGCAGCAGACAGGACGGGATATTGTAAACGAAGTACAGAGCTACTGGAATGACCTCGTCACACTGGAACAGCAGATTGCTACACAGCAGCAGACAATGAGGAATCAGCAAGTTCTGGTCCGCGCCGAAGTCGAAAAATTTCAGATGGGTGAGAGTTCTTTGTTTCTGGTCAACAGCCGGGAATCAAAGCTTATTGATCTGCAAATAAAGCTGGAAGAACTACGCTCCAAACACCAGAAAGCCCTCGCGAACTTATGGTACGCAGCAGGCTCCAATGTTGGGGTCCGGTAA
- a CDS encoding ABC transporter transmembrane domain-containing protein, with the protein MAVSTHLQPPPTPLQRLYRLLGTERKDIVYTLLFAIITGLIGLTLPLGIQAVFNLASSGMLFSSIYVLIGLVIVGVLAGGILTIVQLTLVEIIQQRIFVKAAFEVTYRLPRIKPEAMDDYYPPELMNRFFDVVTLQKGMSKVLIDMPAAAVQILFGILLLSFYHPVFIGFGFVTILILYAVIRLFGPEGTRTSIKESSDKYKVVDWLEKYSLHLAEHGEFDNEEKPIDQIDKRLANYIHHRNDHFRVLKRFYYSSVAFRTLVTGGLLILGTSLVVSRQMSLGQFVASELVIVLVTGAVDKLTSSIDTVFDMLAGVEKIGMITDLPLETDATTHA; encoded by the coding sequence ATGGCGGTTAGTACACACCTACAGCCCCCACCAACGCCCCTCCAGCGTTTGTACAGGCTATTAGGAACCGAACGAAAAGATATTGTCTACACTCTTTTGTTTGCAATCATTACCGGCCTCATCGGCCTTACCTTACCCCTTGGCATTCAAGCTGTCTTCAATCTGGCGTCAAGTGGTATGTTATTCAGTTCCATTTATGTCCTGATTGGTTTAGTAATCGTAGGCGTGCTGGCCGGAGGAATCCTTACCATCGTTCAGCTAACACTGGTCGAAATTATTCAACAGCGTATATTCGTCAAAGCGGCTTTTGAGGTTACCTACCGTTTACCCCGTATCAAACCGGAGGCTATGGATGATTACTACCCGCCCGAGCTGATGAACCGCTTTTTCGACGTTGTGACCCTTCAGAAAGGCATGTCGAAGGTATTGATCGATATGCCAGCGGCTGCGGTGCAGATTCTGTTCGGGATTCTTCTGCTTTCGTTTTACCATCCCGTTTTTATTGGTTTTGGCTTCGTTACCATCCTGATTTTGTACGCCGTCATCCGGTTGTTTGGGCCAGAAGGTACGCGAACCAGCATCAAAGAATCGAGTGATAAATACAAGGTGGTAGACTGGCTGGAGAAGTATTCGCTACACCTGGCCGAACATGGCGAATTCGACAACGAGGAAAAACCCATCGATCAGATCGACAAGCGACTCGCTAATTACATTCACCACCGTAATGATCATTTCCGCGTATTAAAGCGCTTTTATTACAGCTCTGTCGCCTTCCGGACCCTTGTTACGGGCGGTTTGCTGATTCTGGGTACGTCGTTGGTTGTTAGCCGCCAGATGTCTCTGGGACAGTTTGTGGCGTCCGAGTTGGTTATTGTCCTTGTTACCGGAGCCGTTGACAAGCTGACGTCCAGCATCGATACGGTGTTTGACATGCTGGCGGGTGTTGAAAAAATTGGTATGATTACCGACTTACCTTTAGAAACTGACGCAACAACACATGCTTAA
- a CDS encoding HlyD family secretion protein, with protein MLNISNQQIDEQMFAEHPLKTLQDLPKPKGGRRLGRWMLFFLFITFIVLLLPWRQNVDGTGTVTALTPQDRPQSLQNAIAGRIERWAAQEGQYVKKGDTILVISEIKDEYFDPNLPQRLREQLAAKQGSRIATDAKIDALDGQMRALGVGVKADLAAARNKVRQSQLQVRIDSADLVAIQRNYQIAVSRLERYEKGYQDGLFSLTDLESRRITLQQDYAKVIMQENKLNVTRQSLTNARINLDLIQAKYEQEIAKTMSDRSSAVSSQASANNEIAVMRNKISNVAVRRGLYIIRAPQNGYIVRALKAGIGETIKEGESIATLQPDKPTIAVELYVRAMDVPLIQRGRMVRLQFDGWPAIQFSGWPAVAVGTFGGKVVVIDAVSSNNGKYRLLVRPEQLPNDQPWPSQLRVGSGVIGWVMLDNVPVWYEIWRQLNGFPPNLKQEPEKTEKL; from the coding sequence ATGCTTAACATATCTAATCAGCAGATAGATGAGCAGATGTTTGCTGAGCATCCGCTCAAAACCTTACAGGATTTACCAAAGCCCAAAGGTGGCCGCAGACTAGGCCGCTGGATGTTGTTCTTTTTATTCATCACGTTTATCGTTCTGCTGCTGCCCTGGCGTCAGAATGTCGACGGTACAGGAACCGTTACGGCGCTGACACCACAGGACCGACCCCAATCGTTACAAAACGCCATTGCTGGCCGGATCGAACGATGGGCGGCTCAGGAGGGCCAGTACGTCAAAAAAGGCGATACCATTCTGGTTATTTCGGAGATCAAAGACGAGTATTTCGACCCGAATCTTCCGCAGCGGCTACGGGAACAATTAGCGGCTAAACAAGGCTCCCGCATTGCTACCGATGCCAAGATCGACGCACTCGACGGGCAGATGCGGGCATTAGGAGTTGGGGTAAAGGCCGATCTGGCCGCTGCTCGCAACAAGGTACGGCAAAGCCAGTTACAGGTTCGCATTGATAGTGCTGACCTGGTGGCAATCCAGCGCAATTACCAAATTGCCGTTTCCCGGCTTGAACGCTACGAAAAAGGCTATCAGGATGGGTTATTTTCGCTTACCGATCTGGAATCACGACGGATTACCCTTCAGCAGGATTACGCCAAAGTGATCATGCAGGAAAATAAGCTCAACGTAACCCGCCAGTCGCTGACCAACGCTCGAATCAACCTGGATCTGATTCAGGCGAAATACGAGCAGGAGATCGCCAAAACTATGTCGGATCGTAGTTCGGCCGTTTCAAGTCAGGCCAGTGCTAACAACGAGATCGCCGTTATGCGGAATAAGATCAGCAACGTGGCCGTTCGCCGTGGTTTGTACATCATCCGGGCTCCTCAAAACGGCTACATCGTGCGGGCGCTCAAAGCGGGTATCGGCGAAACAATCAAAGAAGGCGAATCGATTGCTACACTACAGCCCGATAAGCCAACCATTGCGGTCGAATTGTACGTGCGGGCAATGGACGTTCCACTTATTCAGCGGGGTCGTATGGTCCGGCTACAATTTGACGGATGGCCCGCTATTCAGTTTTCGGGCTGGCCGGCAGTAGCAGTCGGTACGTTCGGCGGTAAAGTGGTTGTTATCGACGCGGTCAGCAGTAACAACGGCAAGTACCGTTTGCTGGTCAGACCGGAGCAGTTACCCAACGACCAGCCCTGGCCTTCGCAGCTCCGCGTTGGTTCGGGTGTTATTGGCTGGGTGATGCTCGATAACGTACCAGTATGGTATGAGATCTGGCGTCAGCTCAACGGCTTTCCGCCAAACCTGAAGCAAGAACCAGAAAAGACCGAAAAACTATGA
- a CDS encoding DUF4126 family protein, translated as MATSFLRSFQIGLIAGMRAMSAPALLSHKLERTIPTKQPQKPIHYLAQPPVSLTLKVLAGAEIMGDKIPHGPNRTSPPQFIARVASGATCGAFVSEVEGESAPLGAVAGGLGAVVSTLLFFQLRRWLDHDLGLPDAVGAVAEDALAVGLGWQVVNGIQPKMKPTT; from the coding sequence ATGGCTACTTCTTTTTTGCGGTCCTTCCAGATTGGCCTGATTGCCGGGATGCGCGCTATGTCGGCTCCGGCCTTATTGAGTCACAAGCTTGAACGGACAATACCAACCAAACAACCCCAAAAACCGATTCATTATCTGGCCCAACCGCCGGTATCGCTGACGCTGAAAGTACTGGCGGGCGCGGAAATCATGGGAGATAAAATTCCGCATGGCCCGAACCGAACATCACCCCCTCAATTTATCGCCCGCGTTGCCTCGGGAGCCACCTGTGGCGCTTTTGTCAGCGAAGTTGAAGGCGAATCGGCTCCGCTGGGGGCTGTGGCCGGCGGATTGGGAGCCGTAGTAAGCACGTTGCTGTTTTTCCAGCTGCGCCGGTGGCTCGACCACGACCTGGGCTTACCCGACGCCGTTGGGGCAGTCGCTGAAGATGCGTTGGCGGTAGGGCTTGGCTGGCAAGTCGTCAATGGGATTCAACCCAAAATGAAACCGACTACCTAG
- a CDS encoding FKBP-type peptidyl-prolyl cis-trans isomerase — protein MIRTLKQYSLAGLSLIWLMSSCQSADGPCDATAVTISAPQSETTALKQYIDSNHIKATADKRGFYYTIQSPGSGAKPTVCDNVTVNYKGQLTNGSTFDSGDDVSFGLNQLIVGWQEGIPLVAPGGSLTLYLPPSLAYGSQEQSGIPANSILIFKIDLIKIN, from the coding sequence ATGATACGCACACTTAAGCAATATAGTCTTGCCGGACTCTCGCTAATCTGGCTTATGAGCAGTTGTCAGTCCGCCGATGGCCCCTGCGACGCCACGGCGGTTACCATCAGCGCTCCGCAAAGCGAAACGACTGCCCTTAAACAATATATCGATTCAAACCATATCAAGGCCACTGCGGATAAGCGAGGTTTTTATTATACCATCCAGTCGCCGGGGAGCGGAGCCAAGCCAACCGTATGCGACAACGTAACGGTCAACTACAAAGGTCAGCTCACCAACGGTAGTACGTTCGACAGTGGTGATGACGTTAGTTTTGGCTTGAATCAACTGATTGTCGGCTGGCAGGAAGGGATTCCCTTGGTGGCACCCGGTGGCAGCCTTACCCTGTATCTGCCTCCTAGTTTAGCCTATGGCTCTCAGGAGCAATCGGGTATTCCAGCGAATTCAATCCTGATCTTCAAAATTGACCTAATCAAAATTAATTAA
- a CDS encoding bifunctional 3,4-dihydroxy-2-butanone-4-phosphate synthase/GTP cyclohydrolase II, protein MSNNNTNVTTNESLDQPQSDAIRLDRIEDAIADIKAGKIVLVVDDEDRENEGDMICAAEMITPEMVNFMIREARGLMCAPLTQERCEELGLEMMVTSNTSVHTTPFTVSVDLLGNGCTTGISASDRAKTIRALVDPDTKPDDLGRPGHIFPLRSVEGGVIRRAGHTEAAVDLARLAGLSPVGVLIEVLNEDGTMARLPQLRVMADRFGMKLISIQDLIEYRLRTETLIRREIGVDLPTEWGHFDLIAYKQSNTGDTHLALVKGSWEPNEPVLVRVHSSCVTGDIFGSCRCDCGPQLHAAMKMVEAEGKGIVVYMFQEGRGIGLLNKLKAYKLQEMGRDTVEANLDLGLPMDSRDYGIGAQILRDLGVRKLRLISNNPKKRAGLMGYGLEIMDTVPIEIPANPHNERYLRTKRDKMGHTIMNEPVNEEQPL, encoded by the coding sequence ATGAGCAATAATAATACCAACGTCACCACAAACGAATCGCTGGACCAGCCCCAATCGGATGCCATTCGACTGGATCGTATCGAAGATGCTATCGCTGACATCAAAGCGGGTAAAATTGTACTGGTGGTAGACGACGAAGACCGTGAAAACGAAGGCGATATGATCTGCGCGGCTGAGATGATCACGCCCGAAATGGTCAACTTCATGATTCGCGAAGCACGCGGTCTCATGTGTGCTCCGCTGACTCAGGAGCGTTGCGAAGAGCTTGGCCTGGAAATGATGGTGACCAGTAACACGTCTGTTCACACGACGCCGTTTACTGTATCCGTTGATTTGCTGGGTAATGGGTGTACGACCGGTATTTCGGCCTCCGACCGCGCCAAAACCATTCGGGCGCTGGTCGATCCGGATACCAAACCGGATGATCTGGGACGACCGGGGCACATTTTCCCGTTGCGTTCGGTGGAAGGCGGAGTTATTCGCCGGGCTGGCCATACCGAAGCTGCCGTTGATCTGGCGCGCCTGGCCGGACTGTCGCCGGTAGGTGTCCTCATTGAAGTTCTCAACGAAGATGGCACGATGGCTCGCCTGCCGCAACTGCGCGTGATGGCCGACCGATTCGGCATGAAACTGATTAGCATCCAGGATCTGATCGAGTATCGGTTACGGACCGAAACACTGATTCGTCGCGAGATCGGTGTAGACTTACCGACCGAGTGGGGTCATTTTGATCTGATCGCTTATAAGCAAAGCAACACTGGTGATACACACTTAGCGCTGGTCAAAGGCAGCTGGGAACCCAACGAACCGGTATTGGTGCGCGTTCACTCATCCTGCGTTACGGGTGATATTTTTGGCTCCTGCCGTTGTGACTGTGGTCCGCAACTCCACGCGGCTATGAAAATGGTCGAAGCCGAAGGCAAAGGCATCGTTGTGTACATGTTTCAGGAAGGCCGGGGTATCGGATTGCTTAATAAGCTGAAAGCGTATAAGCTTCAGGAAATGGGGCGCGACACCGTTGAAGCCAATCTGGATCTGGGACTGCCAATGGACTCCCGCGACTACGGTATCGGCGCACAGATCTTACGCGATTTGGGCGTTCGGAAGCTACGGCTAATCTCGAATAACCCCAAAAAACGGGCGGGTTTGATGGGCTACGGCCTGGAAATTATGGACACCGTACCGATCGAGATTCCGGCAAATCCTCATAACGAGCGCTACCTACGTACCAAACGGGATAAAATGGGTCATACAATCATGAATGAACCCGTGAACGAAGAGCAGCCTTTGTAG
- a CDS encoding gliding motility-associated C-terminal domain-containing protein — protein MRVLRMWPIGIRGKADWLATFWTSLFLIIAWTANGQTPDNNNYCLNRNGAAEGGFTLEKSKICLGELVRVTKVSPNVSNAGYNYEYGGKGLLVPSTLPTYSYTKPGSYTIIQVGSGGSAGTGTVYCQEVTVLPNEAVKFTVTSCLGRKATLVPDETTLGQYDRYEVYWGDGVREQKTRAELVAKPTHTYNNNVTYTVTVQGLYNPPVTCRSSVTSFPVTPLSATTQPVITALTTVNDNTISLKYQATPGVNILLQQKDASGVFVTTPQSGTAGAFTVQADTKQVQCFQLIYQDACSNSTSAPSEQVCSLVLNAKAASKQNDLSWQPYSGSTSASSSFRSYRILRNDAPVGNVVNQNTTTYSDKSQIECGVQYCYRLETTVGPTIITSAQSCVNGINEEALESIGDIVVTIQDGHPYLVAAMPTSTRTSSYTMLVSRASSSAGPFQQVGTVDNSNTFADQSADPSAASYCYQLSYRNKCGQTSPLSAPVCTVFLSSKSATGVDWTTASPFAPGDVYSYTLEIVDSVNNTKKEIVMGGNAHYEPDPNDPSIQTQRYRVIALSSGGVPSYSNFFTLRRDPKIFVPDAFTPNGDGNNDTFMVKGLYFDRFRLTIYSRWGEVIYSTTDRTKGWDGTINGQQAAAGQYMYQVEVIDDTDHKTLKTGALLLIR, from the coding sequence GTGCGAGTTTTACGAATGTGGCCGATTGGAATTAGGGGGAAAGCCGATTGGCTGGCTACGTTTTGGACCAGCCTCTTTCTGATTATCGCTTGGACCGCCAATGGGCAAACGCCGGATAACAACAACTACTGCCTGAACCGGAACGGAGCAGCCGAGGGTGGATTCACATTAGAGAAATCGAAAATCTGTCTGGGCGAACTTGTCAGAGTAACGAAGGTAAGTCCTAACGTATCGAATGCCGGTTATAATTACGAGTACGGTGGAAAAGGATTATTGGTCCCCTCGACGCTTCCAACCTATTCATATACAAAGCCAGGTTCATACACCATCATACAAGTGGGTAGTGGCGGAAGCGCCGGAACAGGAACGGTTTATTGTCAGGAAGTAACGGTATTGCCCAACGAAGCGGTCAAGTTTACGGTTACATCCTGTTTAGGACGGAAAGCCACACTAGTCCCTGATGAAACAACCTTGGGTCAGTACGACCGGTACGAAGTATATTGGGGTGACGGCGTGCGAGAGCAAAAAACACGCGCTGAACTCGTTGCAAAGCCAACGCATACGTATAATAACAACGTAACCTACACAGTAACCGTGCAGGGGCTTTATAATCCCCCGGTTACCTGCCGCTCATCAGTAACCAGCTTTCCCGTTACTCCGCTTTCTGCTACAACGCAGCCGGTTATTACGGCGCTGACGACCGTCAATGACAATACTATATCACTGAAGTATCAGGCGACTCCCGGCGTAAACATTCTGCTTCAGCAGAAAGATGCTTCCGGCGTATTTGTGACCACGCCCCAGAGCGGGACAGCCGGAGCCTTTACTGTACAAGCGGATACGAAGCAGGTTCAGTGTTTTCAACTGATTTATCAGGATGCCTGTAGTAACTCGACGAGTGCTCCCTCCGAGCAGGTCTGTAGCCTGGTGCTCAATGCGAAAGCCGCCAGCAAACAAAACGACCTGAGCTGGCAACCTTACTCCGGTTCTACCTCCGCGTCAAGCTCGTTCCGGTCCTACCGAATTCTTCGGAATGATGCGCCGGTTGGTAATGTGGTGAACCAAAACACAACAACCTATTCCGATAAGAGTCAAATTGAGTGTGGGGTTCAATACTGCTACCGGCTTGAAACCACCGTTGGACCAACGATTATCACGTCAGCGCAGTCTTGTGTTAACGGTATTAATGAAGAAGCGCTGGAAAGTATAGGTGATATTGTCGTCACTATTCAGGATGGGCACCCGTATCTGGTAGCTGCGATGCCGACCTCTACCCGCACTTCCAGCTACACGATGCTTGTTAGTCGAGCCAGCAGTTCGGCAGGGCCGTTTCAGCAGGTTGGCACGGTGGATAACAGTAACACATTTGCCGATCAAAGCGCTGACCCATCGGCAGCTTCCTACTGTTACCAGCTTTCTTACCGAAACAAGTGCGGCCAGACATCACCCCTGTCGGCTCCTGTTTGTACGGTCTTTCTGTCGTCAAAGTCAGCAACGGGTGTAGACTGGACAACGGCATCGCCGTTTGCGCCCGGCGATGTGTACAGCTATACGCTTGAGATTGTCGATTCGGTTAACAATACCAAAAAAGAAATCGTCATGGGCGGCAATGCGCACTACGAGCCTGACCCCAACGATCCATCTATACAAACGCAACGGTACCGGGTCATTGCGCTATCCAGTGGTGGAGTGCCCAGCTATTCTAATTTCTTCACGTTACGGCGCGATCCTAAGATTTTTGTACCCGACGCCTTTACGCCCAACGGCGATGGAAACAACGACACGTTCATGGTGAAAGGGCTTTATTTCGACCGATTCCGGCTAACGATTTATAGTCGATGGGGCGAGGTCATTTACAGCACAACGGATCGGACAAAGGGTTGGGATGGAACCATCAATGGGCAGCAAGCCGCTGCGGGGCAATACATGTATCAGGTCGAAGTTATTGACGATACCGATCATAAAACGCTCAAGACAGGCGCGCTGCTTTTGATTCGCTAA